In Drosophila simulans strain w501 chromosome 3R, Prin_Dsim_3.1, whole genome shotgun sequence, a single window of DNA contains:
- the LOC6729539 gene encoding fork head domain-containing protein FD5 translates to MPRPLKMSYGDQKPPYSYISLTAMAIIHSPQRLLPLSEIYRFIMDQFPYYRKNTQKWQNSLRHNLSFNDCFIKVPRNVTKAGKGSYWTLHPMAFDMFENGSLLRRRKRFRVKQLEKDISNWKLAAAANTEMVTHYLDDQLTQMAFADPARHGHVLANASAAQMSPYKATPPILPTTVTQLPVRPKRAFTIESLMAPDPASTPNEGLVPMEYGSPDAVALEKPPFNLPFNFNELAAQYQLYFPSFFYNGQYGNIPCYQKTPPLFHNGPLPVF, encoded by the coding sequence atgccacgcccattgAAAATGAGCTACGGCGATCAGAAGCCCCCCTACTCGTACATATCATTAACGGCCATGGCCATAATACACTCGCCGCAAAGATTGCTGCCGCTCAGCGAAATATATCGATTTATAATGGATCAGTTCCCATACTACCGGAAGAACACGCAAAAGTGGCAGAACTCACTGCGGCACAATCTCAGCTTTAACGATTGCTTCATCAAGGTGCCGCGGAATGTGACCAAGGCCGGCAAGGGCTCCTACTGGACACTCCATCCCATGGCCTTCGATATGTTCGAGAACGGCAGCCTGCTGCGGCGGCGAAAGCGTTTCCGCGtcaagcagctggagaaggatATATCGAACTGGAAATtagccgccgccgccaatACGGAGATGGTGACCCACTATCTGGACGACCAGCTAACACAGATGGCCTTTGCCGATCCGGCGCGGCATGGTCATGTGCTGGCAAATGCATCTGCTGCCCAAATGTCGCCCTACAAGGCTACTCCACCGATCCTTCCGACCACTGTGACCCAACTTCCGGTGCGGCCAAAGCGCGCCTTCACCATCGAAAGTCTCATGGCTCCGGATCCGGCGAGCACGCCAAATGAGGGATTAGTGCCCATGGAGTACGGCAGTCCCGATGCCGTCGCTTTGGAAAAGCCGCCGTTCAATTTGCCATTCAATTTCAACGAACTCGCCGCGCAGTATCAGTTGTACTTCCCAAGTTTTTTCTACAACGGCCAATATGGCAACATACCTTGCTACCAGAAAACACCGCCGCTTTTTCATAACGGCCCGTTGCCCGTCTTTTGA
- the LOC27206702 gene encoding alpha/beta hydrolase domain-containing protein 17B yields MFSISELCCMFCCPPCPGPIAAKLAFQPPEPTYKLTPADDTNIRYNLQLFDRAEWQYSEREKSKVEAFFTRTSRGNLITCIYVRCSKNAKYTLLFSHGNAVDLGQMSSFYLTLGSQINCNIFGYDYSGYGMSGGKPSEKNLYADIEAAWQAMRTRFNISPETIILYGQSIGTVPTVDLASRHEVGAVILHSPLMSGLRVVFRNTKRTWFFDAFPSIDKVAKVKAPVLVIHGTDDEVIDFSHGIGIYERCPKTVEPFWVEGAGHNDVELHPHYYERLRKFLSVELVK; encoded by the exons ATGTTCAGTATAAGCGAGCTCTGTTGCATGTTTTGCTGCCCCCCGTGTCCGGGTCCCATTGCGGCCAAGTTGGCCTTCCAGCCGCCGGAGCCCACGTACAAATTGACCCCGGCGGACGACACCAACATCCGGTACAACCTGCAGTTGTTCGACCGCGCCGAATGGCAGTACTCCGAACGTGAGAAATCGAAAGTGGAGGCCTTCTTTACGCGCACCTCGCGTGGCAACCTGATCACCTGCATCTATGTCAGGTGCAGCAAGAATGCCAAGTACACGCTGCTCTTCTCCCACGGGAATGCAGTGGATTTGGGCCAGATGAGCAGCTTCTACCTGACCCTGGGCTCCCAGATCAACTGTAATATCTTTGGGTACGACTACTCCGGGTACGGAATGAGTGGCGGCAAGCCCTCCGAGAAGAATCTGTACGCGGACATAGAGGCAGCCTGGCAGGCGATGAGAACCCG ATTCAACATCAGCCCGGAGACAATCATCTTGTATGGGCAGAGCATTGGCACTGTGCCCACTGTGGACCTGGCCTCGCGTCACGAGGTCGGCGCTGTGATACTCCATTCGCCGCTGATGTCCGGCCTTAGGGTCGTCTTTAGGAACACAAAGAGAACCTGGTTCTTCGACGCCTTTCCCAG CATTGATAAAGTGGCTAAGGTGAAGGCTCCGGTACTGGTTATCCACGGCACCGATGATGAGGTCATTGACTTTTCCCATGGCATCGGAATCTACGAGCGGTGTCCTAAGACTGTCGAGCCGTTTTGGGTGGAG GGTGCTGGACATAATGATGTGGAACTGCATCCGCATTATTACGAGCGACTGCGCAAATTTCTGTCGGTGGAACTCGTCAAATGA